In a genomic window of Methanogenium sp. S4BF:
- the msrA gene encoding peptide-methionine (S)-S-oxide reductase MsrA, protein MEYTNDESVRKVCQITLAGGCFWDIEAGFRRVPGILATVVGYTGGDEEHPDYTRVSTGTTGHVEAVRIAYDPAVIGLSGILSFFFSQFDPMAEEAPAGSDGSQYRSGIFCHTEEDCRMARVFIREEVASGNYSRPIVTPVLPAGVFWPAEDYHQQYYEKLGTRYRKPLF, encoded by the coding sequence ATGGAATATACGAACGATGAGAGCGTTCGGAAGGTCTGCCAAATAACCCTTGCAGGCGGCTGTTTCTGGGATATTGAGGCAGGCTTCCGGAGAGTGCCCGGCATCCTTGCCACCGTGGTTGGATATACCGGAGGGGATGAGGAGCATCCGGACTATACCCGGGTCAGCACCGGGACGACCGGGCATGTGGAGGCAGTCCGTATTGCCTATGACCCGGCTGTCATCGGCCTGTCTGGCATTCTCAGCTTTTTTTTCAGTCAGTTTGATCCCATGGCAGAGGAGGCACCTGCCGGTTCTGACGGTTCCCAGTATCGGTCGGGTATTTTCTGCCATACCGAAGAGGACTGCCGGATGGCACGGGTGTTCATCCGGGAAGAGGTGGCGTCCGGGAATTATTCCCGTCCAATTGTGACTCCCGTATTGCCGGCGGGAGTGTTCTGGCCTGCTGAAGATTACCACCAGCAGTATTATGAGAAACTGGGAACCCGTTACAGGAAACCTCTCTTCTGA
- a CDS encoding PAS domain S-box protein, which translates to MMAAGQNGRLIYRTEQCTGCDYLGARSFARISPARELIPDDVFLRIFPFCRGRTPLPFLFWLEGLTCNPEDRQRIEEACDLVCTAREGHTFSTPPIIFRSEREETAASGLYGLSFHATPPQSPSLCIIRFPAAQRNAPADLTAPDWSCLDSMNEAVIILSPDARVHWSNRVGRRELSSAGMEEGAPVSAFWKRVMWEDGTCPLSEFIPASMEKASVDIFVEDTLERSWRIRTGLLGDSADSFTGYIQTAVEMTEWMARRVKLSDIEHMFAAFMENLPSAAAILDLNGRVRYCNPQMDQFFCRNGYADGQGGYTFPPEMIRTVTALFPEVLKKGSVSTERRHTEPEKHDLIYQLTFFSISRSGCPPLIGAIAVDQTEERKNEKQRAALAATLFEAQKAARMGSWQYDDETGSITFRGLSPGDLFLSDTPLSMPLEVFLRSLPPQDAARVRQAVSDRSVDVLHELTVSLKNTDGEVMYAAFRARNRTDGIKGTVGTIQDITDRVKAEKARAQSEERFRLYFNSKMAGSMIIEPLYNDEGDFSSFRFLAANQSFGRMMGVDQGTVIGKNVDDLFPDDAREWVSLFHDAVMEGGSYTAEWTCSQRGKTFSGHIFPLGGSRTSYGCSFIDVSHECEALRVLQENDEFLKIIFPATIEGILVIDAEMHTILDANATACDLIGAGRDEIIGCLCRDVICPAKDGFCPVTDLGEEVHMSERILLTADGDRIPVLKSVRQVVYQGRKCLIEMIVDLRKIKAAEDALNIAEERYRMVFETSPDGILITDTELISEVNPAFATALGYLPEEMKGRSVLDFAPEFQEDGVRSSHRRIEILREIMGGRRISIQWDAISRDGLLVRFEIRGGLVNYLGKVMVVLVGRNVTELLNLKRRQREALDQIENNLANLATLNDHIRNPLMVISAYTEMDATEHAKVVMDQIQEIDGIINMLDRGFLESEKIREFLRKHHDVETISND; encoded by the coding sequence TCCGGAGTGAACGTGAGGAAACAGCCGCGTCCGGACTCTATGGATTGTCCTTTCACGCCACTCCGCCCCAATCCCCCTCCCTCTGTATCATCAGGTTCCCTGCTGCTCAGAGAAATGCTCCTGCTGACCTGACTGCACCTGACTGGTCATGTCTGGATTCCATGAATGAGGCAGTCATCATCCTGTCCCCGGATGCACGGGTGCACTGGTCAAATCGTGTGGGCAGAAGAGAACTTTCTTCGGCAGGTATGGAGGAGGGTGCTCCGGTATCTGCCTTCTGGAAAAGGGTCATGTGGGAGGATGGCACATGTCCGCTCTCGGAATTTATCCCTGCTTCCATGGAAAAAGCCTCTGTGGATATATTCGTGGAGGACACCCTGGAGAGATCCTGGCGGATTCGCACCGGTCTTCTGGGAGATTCAGCGGACTCCTTTACCGGGTATATCCAGACCGCAGTGGAGATGACAGAATGGATGGCCCGGCGTGTGAAACTCAGTGATATAGAGCATATGTTTGCGGCATTCATGGAGAATCTTCCCTCCGCTGCGGCTATACTGGATCTCAATGGGAGGGTTCGGTACTGCAATCCTCAGATGGACCAGTTCTTCTGCAGAAACGGATATGCAGATGGACAGGGTGGATATACTTTCCCGCCGGAGATGATCCGGACTGTTACTGCCCTTTTCCCCGAGGTCCTGAAGAAGGGAAGTGTCTCTACTGAACGCAGGCATACCGAACCGGAGAAGCATGACCTGATATATCAGCTCACCTTCTTCTCCATTTCCCGCTCGGGCTGCCCCCCCCTTATCGGTGCCATCGCTGTTGACCAGACCGAGGAGCGAAAGAATGAGAAGCAACGTGCAGCACTTGCTGCCACACTCTTTGAGGCACAGAAGGCAGCACGCATGGGAAGCTGGCAATATGACGATGAAACAGGCAGCATCACCTTCCGGGGACTATCCCCCGGGGATCTTTTCCTTTCGGATACGCCTCTCTCTATGCCTTTAGAGGTATTTCTCCGCTCCCTTCCGCCACAGGATGCCGCACGGGTGCGGCAGGCGGTGTCGGATCGTTCGGTTGACGTCCTGCACGAACTGACGGTCTCTCTAAAGAACACGGATGGCGAGGTGATGTATGCGGCATTTCGGGCACGCAACCGGACAGATGGCATCAAAGGTACGGTAGGTACTATTCAGGACATCACCGACAGGGTGAAGGCTGAGAAGGCACGTGCTCAGAGTGAGGAGCGGTTCCGGTTATACTTCAACAGCAAGATGGCAGGCTCGATGATCATCGAACCGCTCTACAATGATGAAGGAGATTTTTCCAGTTTCCGGTTTCTGGCGGCGAACCAGTCATTTGGCAGAATGATGGGTGTGGACCAGGGGACGGTCATCGGGAAGAATGTTGATGATCTCTTCCCGGATGATGCGCGGGAATGGGTATCTCTCTTTCATGATGCCGTCATGGAGGGTGGTTCATATACCGCTGAGTGGACCTGTTCTCAGCGAGGAAAAACCTTTTCCGGGCACATCTTCCCTCTCGGGGGTTCACGGACGTCGTATGGCTGTTCATTCATTGATGTCTCCCATGAATGCGAGGCGCTCCGGGTGCTGCAGGAAAACGATGAATTCCTCAAGATCATCTTCCCTGCAACCATTGAGGGCATTCTTGTCATCGATGCGGAGATGCACACCATTCTGGATGCAAACGCGACGGCGTGTGACCTCATCGGGGCAGGAAGGGATGAGATCATAGGCTGTCTCTGTCGGGATGTCATCTGTCCGGCGAAAGACGGGTTCTGCCCGGTGACAGACCTTGGGGAGGAGGTTCATATGTCAGAGCGGATCCTTCTGACGGCAGATGGTGACCGGATTCCTGTTTTAAAGTCTGTCAGGCAGGTGGTGTATCAGGGCAGAAAATGCCTCATTGAGATGATCGTTGATCTGCGAAAGATAAAAGCGGCAGAGGATGCGCTTAACATAGCTGAAGAACGCTACCGGATGGTTTTTGAGACATCGCCGGATGGAATTCTCATCACGGATACGGAACTCATCAGTGAGGTGAATCCGGCGTTTGCAACAGCACTTGGTTACCTGCCGGAAGAGATGAAAGGACGTTCGGTTCTGGATTTTGCCCCGGAATTTCAGGAAGACGGTGTCCGTTCATCCCACCGGAGGATTGAGATTCTGAGAGAGATTATGGGTGGCAGACGAATAAGCATACAGTGGGATGCCATTTCCCGGGATGGCCTGCTGGTCCGCTTTGAGATCAGGGGGGGCCTTGTAAATTACCTTGGAAAGGTGATGGTGGTGCTTGTCGGGCGCAATGTCACTGAGCTCCTTAACCTGAAACGGCGCCAGCGGGAGGCACTGGATCAGATTGAAAACAACCTGGCAAATCTTGCCACTTTAAACGATCATATCAGAAATCCACTGATGGTCATCAGCGCCTACACTGAGATGGACGCAACCGAGCATGCTAAGGTCGTTATGGACCAGATACAGGAGATTGATGGTATCATCAATATGTTGGACCGGGGATTTCTGGAATCAGAAAAGATCAGGGAGTTTCTGCGTAAACACCATGATGTTGAGACCATTTCCAATGACTAG